A window of Prolixibacter sp. SD074 contains these coding sequences:
- a CDS encoding glycine betaine/L-proline ABC transporter ATP-binding protein, translated as MTKILIEDLYLIFGKNREKALKQSREGKSKAEVLSSTGCTVAVNKTSLNIEEGEIFVIMGLSGSGKSTLLRCINRLIEPTAGKIIVNEQDITRSTDKELLNIRRKEFAMVFQHFGLLPHRTVLSNVAFGLEIQGITKEEREQKARETIVLVGLEGYEDMKVSELSGGMQQRVGLARGLANDPEVLLMDEAFSALDPLIRNQMQDELLILQEKMQKTIVFITHDLDEAIKLGDRIAIMKDGEIVQVGTSEDILTAPADDYVKSFVEKVERGRIITAASVMFEKPTVARLKKDGPEVVIRKMREAGLKTLPVIRTNRTFIGFVQLKDVLEAKKQGAKSIEEIVNTEVHSVYPDTTVENMLPLLTETDLPIPVVNEENFLLGLVSQTSIIVEMTGKDNKEIKEIIQNAIDL; from the coding sequence ATGACGAAGATTCTCATTGAAGACCTTTACCTGATCTTTGGTAAAAATAGGGAAAAGGCTTTGAAACAGTCCCGCGAAGGGAAAAGCAAAGCCGAGGTTTTATCGTCTACCGGATGTACAGTGGCTGTGAACAAAACCAGCCTGAACATCGAAGAGGGTGAAATTTTTGTAATCATGGGCCTTTCGGGAAGTGGAAAATCCACCCTGCTTAGGTGCATCAACCGGCTCATTGAGCCAACAGCAGGCAAAATCATTGTGAACGAGCAGGACATTACCCGTTCGACCGACAAAGAATTGCTAAATATCAGAAGGAAAGAATTTGCGATGGTATTTCAGCATTTTGGCCTGCTTCCGCACCGGACCGTTCTGAGCAATGTTGCTTTTGGCCTTGAAATTCAGGGGATCACGAAAGAAGAACGTGAACAGAAAGCCCGGGAAACAATCGTACTGGTTGGACTCGAAGGTTACGAAGACATGAAAGTTTCCGAACTTTCCGGTGGAATGCAGCAGCGTGTAGGCCTGGCAAGAGGATTGGCCAACGACCCGGAAGTACTGCTGATGGATGAGGCATTTTCGGCGCTTGATCCCCTGATTCGCAACCAAATGCAAGACGAACTTCTGATCTTACAGGAGAAGATGCAGAAAACCATCGTGTTTATTACGCACGACCTGGATGAAGCCATTAAACTGGGTGACCGAATTGCTATCATGAAAGATGGTGAGATCGTCCAGGTAGGCACATCTGAAGATATCCTGACGGCACCGGCTGACGATTATGTCAAATCATTTGTCGAGAAAGTTGAGCGGGGAAGAATTATAACTGCTGCTTCGGTGATGTTTGAAAAACCGACCGTAGCACGATTAAAAAAAGACGGTCCGGAAGTGGTCATCCGCAAAATGCGGGAAGCCGGATTGAAAACACTTCCTGTTATCCGGACCAACCGGACTTTCATTGGATTTGTCCAACTGAAAGATGTTCTGGAAGCGAAAAAACAAGGTGCCAAAAGCATCGAAGAAATCGTTAATACAGAAGTCCACTCGGTGTACCCTGATACAACCGTGGAAAATATGCTGCCACTTCTGACAGAGACGGATCTTCCTATTCCGGTAGTAAACGAGGAGAATTTCCTGTTAGGATTGGTATCACAAACTTCCATCATTGTTGAGATGACCGGGAAGGATAACAAAGAGATTAAGGAAATCATTCAAAATGCCATTGACTTATGA
- a CDS encoding MarR family winged helix-turn-helix transcriptional regulator — protein MDFTPVIIKVRRIVRSINLESKKVQKEYGVSIPQLLCLEYLKEAPNYQATQRMIRDHMRLNSSTMTGIIDRLERKGFVARLPKSGDKRVTNIALTSNGERILKNTPDLMQKRLDMKLRSLSDDEIGKINNALDLLINMLEIENIDASPVLTGGEENIRDF, from the coding sequence ATGGATTTCACACCCGTCATTATAAAAGTCAGAAGGATTGTACGCTCGATCAACCTGGAATCGAAAAAAGTACAAAAGGAATATGGCGTAAGTATTCCGCAGCTACTTTGTCTCGAATACCTGAAAGAAGCCCCCAATTATCAGGCGACTCAGCGAATGATACGCGACCATATGCGCTTGAATTCGTCTACCATGACGGGAATTATTGACCGGCTGGAGAGAAAAGGGTTTGTTGCCCGCCTGCCCAAATCAGGCGATAAACGGGTCACCAATATAGCCCTCACGTCCAACGGAGAACGAATTTTAAAAAATACGCCCGACCTGATGCAGAAAAGGTTAGATATGAAGTTGCGCAGTCTTTCGGACGATGAAATTGGAAAAATCAACAACGCGCTCGATCTGCTCATCAATATGCTGGAAATAGAAAACATTGATGCCTCTCCGGTCCTCACCGGTGGAGAAGAAAATATCCGTGATTTCTGA
- a CDS encoding carboxypeptidase-like regulatory domain-containing protein has protein sequence MKTKQPISFKNMKVWVTLLLFVFISGTAAAAGPYPRSQPDDNQNYKTFKGVIRDSGSGDPLVFATLAIDGTNIATVSNSDGEFILKVPEGQLKKNITISYIGYKNKQVPVSDLKPERNKIELDVLAVSLSEIKVFPTDPDLLIRTVMYKKKDNYVEEPLEMTAFYRETIKKGWSYVSLAEAVVEIYKQPYTSARADKVRLFKGRKSTDYSKLDTLVFKLQGGPYTNLLMDIMKNPYIIFTDDMIGNYEFNLASVTRIDNRLVYVLEFKPRPGAVDALFYGKLFIDTESLAITSATFNMDTSDELKAADILIKRKPRGAKVYPTEAVYMVNYREKNGKWYYGYSRGQVTFKINWDKKLFNSHYISTIEMAVTDWDKADEKPFRSSVRMKMNVIMSDAVSGFADPEFWGEYNVIEPEKSIDQAIRKIQRKMKRN, from the coding sequence ATGAAAACAAAACAGCCAATTAGTTTCAAAAACATGAAGGTATGGGTTACCTTACTTCTCTTTGTTTTCATTTCGGGAACAGCCGCAGCCGCCGGTCCGTATCCCCGTAGCCAGCCGGATGACAACCAGAACTACAAGACTTTCAAAGGGGTAATTCGGGATAGCGGTTCCGGCGATCCGCTGGTATTTGCCACACTTGCCATTGATGGGACCAACATTGCCACAGTAAGCAACTCGGACGGAGAATTCATTCTGAAGGTGCCGGAAGGCCAGCTAAAGAAAAACATAACCATTTCTTATATTGGTTATAAAAACAAGCAGGTTCCTGTTTCGGACCTGAAACCCGAACGCAACAAAATTGAGCTCGACGTTTTAGCCGTATCGCTTAGCGAAATCAAGGTTTTCCCGACCGATCCCGACCTGCTCATCCGGACTGTCATGTACAAGAAAAAGGACAACTATGTTGAAGAACCTTTGGAAATGACGGCTTTCTACCGTGAAACCATTAAGAAAGGATGGAGTTACGTGTCGCTTGCCGAAGCTGTTGTAGAGATATACAAACAGCCTTATACTTCAGCAAGAGCTGACAAAGTCAGGTTATTCAAAGGCCGGAAAAGCACCGATTACTCCAAACTGGACACGTTGGTATTTAAACTTCAGGGAGGTCCGTACACCAACTTGTTGATGGACATCATGAAGAATCCATACATCATCTTTACCGATGACATGATTGGAAACTATGAGTTCAACCTGGCCAGTGTAACCCGTATCGACAACCGGTTGGTTTACGTGCTGGAATTCAAACCCAGACCAGGCGCAGTTGACGCACTGTTCTATGGTAAATTGTTCATCGATACCGAATCGCTTGCTATCACCAGCGCCACATTCAACATGGACACATCCGATGAGCTGAAAGCTGCAGATATTCTTATCAAGAGAAAACCAAGGGGTGCGAAAGTGTACCCGACCGAAGCAGTTTATATGGTCAACTACCGCGAAAAAAACGGAAAATGGTATTACGGGTATTCCCGTGGCCAGGTAACATTTAAAATCAACTGGGACAAGAAGCTTTTCAACTCCCACTACATATCGACTATCGAAATGGCAGTAACCGACTGGGATAAAGCAGATGAAAAGCCGTTCAGATCATCGGTCCGCATGAAAATGAATGTCATTATGAGTGATGCCGTATCTGGCTTCGCCGACCCGGAATTCTGGGGCGAGTACAACGTCATCGAACCGGAAAAGTCAATCGACCAGGCCATCAGAAAAATACAGCGGAAAATGAAAAGAAATTAA
- a CDS encoding glycoside hydrolase family 3 C-terminal domain-containing protein, with translation MKRKSIALPVLSVLILGVLSCSQPKKNNAPAYEKKIDSLISQMTLKEKVGMIHANSSFTSAGVPRLGIPEWVMSDGPHGVRPEHGRGWTLLNNGKDSSTYLPTGITLASTWNKDLGYQFGKVLGSEANARGKDNILGPGVCIIRTPLNGRNFEYLSEDPYLAGQMAVGYIKGVQSQDVAACVKHYLANNQETERNTIDVEMSERALREIYLPAFKAAVEQGNVYTLMGAYNKFRGQFCTENKYLVKDILKGEFGFKGIVMSDWGAVHNTMDALMNGTDLEMGTDLPQKTPDYGRFFMGDTVIGLVKSGKVPVSVINDKVHRILRVMYETHVMGGGRKKGERNTPEHQAVALKVAEEGIVLLKNQDHVLPLKENGLKSVAVIGANANRKNAMGGGSSQVRPPFEITPLQGIQQYLGGKVKVNYAEGYKVARGEKANPKLIARAVKAAKSADATILIGGWIHGYGGQWSDNAFDSEGIDKPNMQLPFGQNELIQAVLKANPNTIIVMMGGGPMDMTSWAGNAKGILEAWYPGMEGGKALAEIIFGKLNPSGKLPVTFPKMLADVPAEAMGDYPGKNGKETYKEGIYVGYRYYDSYNVAPEFCFGHGLSYTTFKYDSLQVTPGDKQATVKVKLTNTGDMAGAEVVEVYVHQEKSELKRPEKELKAFSKVFLQPGESKEVTLALPANAFEYYNDQKHEWVLEPGKFDILAGSSSRDIRQTGTVTL, from the coding sequence ATGAAACGAAAATCGATTGCACTTCCTGTGCTGAGTGTGTTGATTTTGGGCGTGCTGTCCTGCTCACAACCCAAGAAAAACAATGCACCTGCTTACGAGAAAAAAATTGACTCCCTGATTAGTCAGATGACTTTGAAGGAGAAAGTAGGAATGATCCATGCAAACTCTTCGTTTACTTCCGCCGGGGTTCCCCGTCTGGGCATTCCCGAATGGGTAATGTCCGACGGCCCACACGGAGTAAGGCCGGAACATGGCCGCGGATGGACACTATTGAACAATGGTAAAGACTCATCAACGTACCTGCCTACCGGGATAACCCTGGCATCGACCTGGAACAAGGATTTAGGATACCAGTTCGGAAAGGTGCTTGGCAGCGAGGCCAATGCCCGGGGAAAAGACAACATTCTGGGCCCCGGTGTTTGTATTATCCGTACACCGCTAAATGGCCGCAACTTCGAATACCTGAGTGAAGACCCGTACCTGGCCGGACAAATGGCTGTGGGTTACATCAAAGGCGTACAAAGTCAGGATGTAGCTGCCTGTGTAAAACACTACCTGGCCAACAACCAGGAAACCGAGCGTAACACCATCGACGTGGAGATGAGCGAACGTGCCCTTCGCGAAATCTATCTCCCGGCTTTTAAGGCAGCGGTTGAACAAGGCAACGTTTACACACTGATGGGCGCCTACAACAAGTTCCGCGGACAATTCTGTACCGAGAATAAATACCTGGTGAAGGATATTCTGAAAGGTGAATTCGGCTTCAAGGGTATTGTGATGAGCGACTGGGGCGCCGTACACAATACCATGGACGCTTTGATGAACGGAACCGACCTGGAAATGGGAACCGACCTGCCACAGAAGACGCCTGACTACGGCAGGTTCTTCATGGGTGATACCGTTATCGGACTGGTAAAAAGCGGAAAAGTTCCCGTATCCGTTATTAACGATAAAGTGCACCGCATTTTGCGCGTGATGTACGAAACCCACGTAATGGGCGGTGGCCGCAAAAAAGGTGAGAGAAATACCCCCGAACATCAGGCTGTTGCATTGAAAGTAGCAGAGGAAGGTATTGTACTGCTGAAAAACCAGGATCATGTGCTTCCGCTGAAAGAAAACGGATTGAAAAGCGTGGCCGTTATTGGTGCCAATGCCAATCGCAAAAATGCCATGGGCGGAGGAAGTTCCCAGGTACGCCCGCCGTTTGAAATTACGCCGTTGCAAGGAATTCAGCAATATTTAGGCGGCAAAGTAAAAGTGAACTATGCCGAAGGATACAAAGTAGCCCGCGGCGAAAAAGCCAACCCGAAACTGATTGCCCGGGCGGTGAAAGCAGCCAAATCGGCTGACGCAACGATCCTGATCGGTGGCTGGATTCATGGTTATGGCGGCCAGTGGTCTGACAACGCTTTCGATTCGGAAGGTATCGACAAACCGAACATGCAACTTCCATTCGGTCAAAACGAATTGATTCAGGCCGTACTCAAAGCCAATCCCAACACCATCATCGTAATGATGGGCGGTGGCCCGATGGACATGACCAGCTGGGCAGGCAATGCCAAAGGCATTCTCGAGGCCTGGTACCCCGGAATGGAAGGTGGAAAAGCCCTCGCCGAAATCATCTTCGGTAAACTAAATCCTTCCGGTAAACTGCCGGTAACTTTCCCGAAAATGCTGGCCGATGTACCAGCGGAGGCCATGGGCGATTACCCCGGGAAAAACGGCAAAGAAACGTATAAAGAAGGAATCTATGTTGGCTACCGCTACTACGATTCTTACAATGTTGCTCCTGAGTTCTGCTTCGGACACGGACTTTCTTACACAACATTTAAGTACGATAGTCTGCAGGTAACACCCGGCGACAAACAGGCAACAGTGAAGGTTAAACTGACCAATACCGGCGATATGGCAGGTGCCGAAGTAGTAGAAGTTTACGTTCACCAGGAAAAATCGGAATTGAAACGTCCCGAAAAGGAATTGAAAGCCTTTAGTAAGGTTTTCCTGCAACCCGGCGAATCCAAAGAAGTTACCCTGGCACTTCCGGCCAACGCATTTGAATACTACAACGACCAAAAACACGAATGGGTACTGGAGCCCGGCAAATTCGACATCCTGGCAGGAAGTTCCTCCCGCGATATTCGTCAAACCGGCACGGTAACCTTATAA
- a CDS encoding fibronectin type III-like domain-contianing protein has translation MKDAKGNPPTENAVLDFTNPEAVKWYQDKLAGLLKMGVSAIKVDFGLSYTTFKYSNLKVSSDNMQVGKPLTISFNITNTRKRAGDEVAQLYVRHLHSEVQRTAKELKGFERITIQPGENDSIRWKWKKDGLHIFTPPQMPNSMTTVFKIKTSGKAILKPHYVSHK, from the coding sequence GTGAAAGATGCCAAAGGTAACCCGCCGACGGAAAATGCTGTGCTCGATTTCACCAATCCGGAGGCTGTGAAATGGTACCAGGATAAACTGGCCGGTCTGTTAAAAATGGGTGTCAGTGCCATTAAGGTTGACTTTGGATTAAGCTATACCACCTTCAAATACAGCAACCTGAAAGTAAGTTCAGACAATATGCAGGTTGGAAAGCCGCTTACCATCTCCTTCAACATCACCAATACCCGCAAACGTGCTGGTGATGAAGTGGCACAGCTGTACGTTCGCCATCTGCATTCGGAGGTACAACGGACGGCAAAGGAGTTGAAAGGATTTGAAAGAATAACGATACAACCGGGAGAAAACGATTCCATCCGCTGGAAATGGAAAAAAGACGGACTACATATTTTCACTCCGCCACAAATGCCAAATTCCATGACTACCGTCTTCAAAATCAAAACATCAGGAAAAGCTATATTAAAACCACATTATGTAAGTCACAAATAA
- a CDS encoding metal-dependent transcriptional regulator, protein MASVTEENYLKALFILVSERGMATISDLSSLLKVSLPTANSMIKNLKKQDLVKYEKYKPLSLTEKGKKEAALVLRKHRLTEMFLVTKMGFGREVVHEIAEQIEHIDSAIFFERMDELMGHPTIDPHGSPIPDKNGRVAEEVYEQLSSCKAGDKVRLIALPHSAADFLKYLNNRDLQLGVEMEVVSVGPFDGSMVISYPNHPAETLTRAVCERLKVEQVRK, encoded by the coding sequence ATGGCCTCAGTAACCGAAGAAAATTATCTGAAAGCACTCTTTATACTCGTTTCGGAACGAGGAATGGCAACGATCTCCGACCTGAGTAGTTTGCTAAAAGTAAGCCTTCCCACTGCCAATAGCATGATTAAAAACCTGAAAAAGCAGGATTTGGTCAAGTATGAAAAATACAAGCCACTTTCATTAACCGAGAAGGGAAAGAAAGAAGCTGCACTCGTTTTGCGTAAGCATCGACTTACCGAAATGTTTTTGGTTACCAAAATGGGATTTGGCCGGGAGGTCGTTCACGAAATTGCCGAACAAATAGAGCATATCGACTCGGCAATATTTTTTGAGCGGATGGACGAATTAATGGGGCATCCTACGATTGATCCGCATGGTTCGCCGATTCCAGACAAGAATGGCCGGGTTGCTGAAGAAGTTTATGAACAGTTGAGTAGTTGTAAGGCCGGTGACAAAGTCCGGTTAATAGCGTTGCCCCATTCCGCAGCCGATTTTTTGAAGTATCTCAACAATCGGGATCTCCAACTCGGCGTTGAGATGGAAGTAGTTTCGGTAGGGCCATTTGACGGAAGTATGGTGATCAGTTACCCGAATCATCCGGCAGAGACCTTGACTCGTGCGGTTTGCGAAAGGTTAAAGGTCGAGCAGGTTAGAAAATAA
- a CDS encoding Nramp family divalent metal transporter, producing MKSESLSEVHSTVRTDKKGWRKVMAFIGPAYLISVGYMDPGNWATDIAGGSEFGYKLIWVLLMSNLIALLLQSLSARLGIVRGMDLAQASKNAYPGWANVPLYILAEIAIAACDLAEIVGMAIGLNLLFGLPLIWGVSLTALDTVLLLFLMNKGMRTMEVFIVSLVFIIGLSFLAEMFIVSPVYGDVMKGFIPSSLGGDALYIAIGIIGATVMPHNLYLHSSLVQTRKIDRSSNGLKSAIRFNFIDSTIALNLAFLVNAAILILAAAAFYVNGYFHVAEIQDASKLLNSLFGETAPIFFAIALIAAGQSSTITGTLAGQVVMEGHLNLRIQPWLRRLITRLLAIIPALFTIIYFGDGALGRLLVLSQVVLSLQLGFAVIPLIHFNSDRKVMKEFTIKLWVKILAWLSAAVIIYLNIRLVIDEIVLWIKSAGDNRIYIYILVVPIAVAALALLAFIFVYPFFTSSKKKKRQWPHGKAEEFKLVGPVRYHHIGVAIDFSGNEQKIIQNAITQGGKSASYTLIHVVESAAARYLGKNSMDYETQLDKENLEKYQKGLEKNGYNANLVVGFGDAASEISKAIVDNDIDLLVLGTHGHKGVKDLIFGTTVDVVRHNVKIPLLIIN from the coding sequence ATGAAGAGTGAATCATTGAGTGAAGTACATTCAACCGTTAGAACCGACAAGAAAGGTTGGAGAAAGGTTATGGCATTCATTGGTCCGGCCTACCTGATTAGTGTAGGCTATATGGATCCGGGAAACTGGGCCACCGACATTGCCGGGGGTTCGGAATTTGGTTACAAGTTGATATGGGTACTGCTCATGTCCAACTTAATTGCCCTGCTCCTTCAGTCATTAAGTGCACGATTGGGAATTGTAAGAGGAATGGATTTAGCCCAGGCTTCGAAAAATGCTTATCCTGGCTGGGCAAATGTTCCGTTGTACATACTGGCAGAAATTGCCATCGCAGCCTGCGATTTGGCCGAGATTGTCGGAATGGCCATCGGTTTGAACCTGTTATTTGGTCTTCCATTGATTTGGGGTGTCAGTCTAACGGCCCTGGATACGGTCTTGCTGCTCTTTTTAATGAACAAGGGAATGCGTACCATGGAAGTCTTTATTGTATCACTTGTTTTTATTATCGGGCTTTCATTTCTTGCAGAAATGTTCATTGTATCGCCGGTTTATGGCGATGTGATGAAAGGGTTCATTCCTTCCAGCCTGGGTGGAGACGCTTTATACATCGCCATCGGGATAATCGGTGCAACCGTGATGCCGCATAACCTTTATCTGCACTCCTCATTGGTGCAAACCCGCAAAATCGACCGCTCTTCAAATGGATTAAAGTCTGCTATCCGGTTCAACTTCATCGATTCGACCATCGCCTTAAACCTTGCTTTTTTAGTGAATGCAGCCATATTGATATTGGCTGCCGCCGCCTTCTACGTGAACGGTTATTTTCATGTTGCCGAAATTCAAGATGCCTCCAAACTTCTCAACAGCTTGTTTGGGGAAACTGCCCCAATATTCTTTGCTATTGCGTTGATAGCAGCCGGACAAAGTTCCACTATTACGGGTACACTGGCTGGTCAGGTCGTCATGGAAGGCCACCTGAATCTCCGGATTCAACCCTGGTTACGAAGGTTAATCACCCGGCTGCTTGCTATTATTCCCGCCCTGTTCACTATTATTTATTTTGGTGATGGCGCCTTAGGACGACTTTTGGTTTTGAGCCAGGTGGTACTGAGCCTGCAGTTGGGGTTCGCCGTTATTCCGCTTATTCATTTCAACTCCGACAGGAAGGTAATGAAAGAATTTACCATCAAGCTTTGGGTGAAAATTCTGGCTTGGTTAAGCGCAGCGGTCATCATTTATTTGAATATTCGTCTGGTCATCGATGAAATTGTTTTATGGATTAAATCAGCGGGCGACAACCGAATTTATATTTATATCCTGGTTGTTCCGATAGCAGTAGCAGCTCTTGCCCTGTTGGCATTCATTTTTGTTTATCCATTCTTCACTTCTTCAAAGAAAAAGAAACGACAATGGCCACACGGAAAAGCAGAAGAATTCAAATTGGTTGGACCGGTCAGGTACCACCACATTGGTGTCGCTATCGATTTTTCGGGCAACGAACAAAAAATCATCCAGAATGCCATCACACAGGGAGGGAAATCGGCTTCCTATACATTAATTCACGTAGTAGAAAGTGCTGCAGCCCGCTACCTTGGTAAAAATTCCATGGACTATGAAACACAACTGGATAAAGAGAATCTCGAAAAATATCAGAAAGGCCTGGAGAAAAATGGGTATAACGCTAACCTGGTAGTTGGGTTTGGCGACGCAGCTTCAGAAATCAGCAAAGCAATTGTTGACAATGATATCGATTTACTGGTTCTGGGAACACACGGACATAAAGGGGTGAAAGACCTGATTTTTGGTACCACCGTTGATGTTGTAAGGCATAACGTCAAAATTCCGTTGTTGATTATTAACTAA
- a CDS encoding TolB family protein — translation MKLFMFLISIMALFSCSTPPANITDIGVFDEATDIGQVKIKGSTVYHPETQAYTLTGSGTNIWGTSDEFQFARKKLGGDFILTCMAHFEGDGVDPHRKMGLMFRSDLTGGSVYADAAIHGDGLASLQYRPEEGAETLEVKSELSAPDVIQLERQGDTIIMRAAKFGDPLTETVRITLQLPDTVYAGLFIGSHNPDVSETAVFENFRIDVPAPEGVDGYQNPSPSRLELLDVETGRRKVIYATNTHIEAPNWSRNGKFLLYNSGGKIIKFPLDTINPQVLNTGVAQNNNNDHGISFDGTMLAVSSHTDLGDGKSGSIIYTIRIEGGAAFRVTDNAPSYWHGWSPDGKTLVYCAERNGNYDVYGIPSTGGKEFRLTTAEGLDDGPEYSPDGKYIYFNSVRSGLMKIWRMKPDGSDQEQVSFGPYNDWFAHISPDGKRMVYVSYPPTVAPGDHPHNKRVMIQVQDTDSKESKVIAYLYGGQGTMNVPSWSPDGKQVAFVSFTYGDPEE, via the coding sequence ATGAAACTATTTATGTTTTTGATTTCCATTATGGCACTTTTTTCCTGTTCAACACCTCCGGCTAATATAACTGATATTGGCGTATTTGATGAAGCCACCGACATTGGTCAGGTAAAAATAAAAGGGAGCACGGTTTATCATCCGGAAACGCAAGCCTATACCTTAACCGGAAGTGGTACCAATATTTGGGGAACCAGCGATGAATTTCAGTTTGCCCGCAAAAAACTGGGCGGTGATTTCATTTTGACCTGCATGGCTCATTTCGAAGGTGATGGTGTTGATCCCCATCGCAAAATGGGATTAATGTTTCGTAGCGATCTGACTGGCGGTTCGGTATATGCCGATGCGGCCATTCACGGCGACGGGCTAGCCTCTTTGCAATATCGCCCGGAAGAAGGCGCTGAAACACTAGAAGTAAAATCGGAACTGTCGGCTCCGGATGTGATTCAGTTGGAGCGCCAGGGAGATACCATCATTATGCGGGCGGCCAAATTTGGCGATCCATTAACAGAAACCGTCCGGATTACTTTGCAATTGCCCGATACGGTATATGCCGGTTTATTTATCGGTTCACACAATCCGGATGTATCGGAAACTGCTGTTTTTGAAAATTTCCGTATTGACGTTCCGGCACCGGAAGGCGTAGACGGTTATCAAAACCCGTCGCCAAGCAGGTTGGAACTATTGGACGTAGAGACTGGTCGCCGGAAAGTGATTTATGCGACCAATACACATATCGAAGCGCCTAACTGGTCACGCAATGGAAAATTCCTTTTGTACAATTCCGGGGGGAAGATTATCAAATTCCCGTTGGATACCATCAATCCGCAGGTTTTGAATACCGGCGTAGCGCAAAACAATAATAACGACCACGGTATTTCGTTCGACGGAACCATGCTGGCTGTTTCCAGTCATACCGATTTAGGCGATGGGAAGTCGGGCTCCATTATTTACACCATCCGTATCGAAGGAGGGGCCGCTTTCCGGGTAACCGATAATGCACCCTCATACTGGCATGGATGGTCGCCCGATGGAAAGACGTTGGTGTATTGTGCCGAACGGAATGGCAATTACGATGTTTACGGTATTCCTTCAACCGGAGGAAAAGAGTTTCGGTTAACAACAGCCGAAGGTTTGGACGACGGCCCGGAGTATTCTCCGGATGGAAAATATATATACTTCAATTCTGTCCGTTCGGGCCTGATGAAGATTTGGCGCATGAAACCGGATGGAAGCGACCAGGAGCAGGTAAGTTTTGGCCCATATAACGATTGGTTTGCACACATTTCGCCGGATGGCAAACGAATGGTATATGTTTCCTATCCACCTACCGTTGCTCCGGGTGATCATCCACACAATAAGCGGGTCATGATCCAGGTGCAGGACACCGATAGCAAGGAATCGAAAGTGATTGCTTACCTTTATGGCGGACAAGGTACGATGAATGTTCCTTCGTGGAGCCCTGACGGAAAACAGGTGGCTTTCGTTTCATTTACTTACGGTGATCCGGAAGAATAA
- a CDS encoding PrsW family glutamic-type intramembrane protease: protein MHLMLLTIAPVIIILFYIYSRDKYEKEPFYLLAKGLLFGVISVLPVTLIEGILMMFGPLFTGYWNTFYQAFVVAGATEEGFKFLASFLLVWHSREFNQRFDGIVYAVFVSMGFALVENMLYVFTSANGLSVGLTRALTAVPAHAMFGVLMGFHLSMAKFYPEARGIFLGYAFLIPFIFHGIYDFILMSGNQVLLALFIPFIFYMVFRVHRRMKLLADADNLVQHGPE from the coding sequence ATGCATCTGATGCTCCTGACAATTGCCCCGGTAATTATCATCCTGTTTTATATTTATTCGCGCGATAAATATGAAAAAGAGCCTTTCTATTTGTTGGCAAAAGGACTTTTGTTTGGTGTTATCAGTGTATTGCCTGTTACATTGATTGAAGGTATTCTGATGATGTTCGGCCCACTATTTACCGGCTACTGGAACACATTTTACCAGGCATTTGTCGTAGCCGGAGCTACGGAAGAAGGTTTCAAGTTTCTCGCATCTTTTTTATTGGTTTGGCACAGCAGGGAATTTAATCAGCGTTTCGACGGAATTGTCTATGCCGTATTCGTCTCCATGGGATTTGCCCTGGTCGAAAACATGTTGTACGTATTCACCAGTGCCAATGGCCTTTCGGTCGGACTAACCCGGGCGCTTACCGCGGTTCCGGCGCATGCCATGTTTGGCGTATTAATGGGATTTCATCTCAGTATGGCCAAATTTTACCCTGAAGCCCGGGGAATTTTTCTGGGGTATGCTTTCCTGATTCCTTTTATCTTTCACGGAATATACGACTTCATTCTGATGTCGGGTAATCAGGTTCTTCTGGCTCTTTTCATTCCCTTTATTTTCTATATGGTCTTCCGGGTACACCGCCGGATGAAATTGCTGGCAGATGCCGACAACCTGGTACAACATGGACCGGAATAG